The sequence GATCTGTCAGAGCGCCTGCACGAATTGCATCTGTTGGCCTTTAAAATGCTCAATCAAATCGAAGAAACTCAGACCGTAACTAACGTTGAGCGTATTCACCAAATTCAAACAGAGTTTGAGGCGAACCTCAGAATCATGGCGCGTCGTGTTAAAGCGGTGGAAGACCCAACTCGATCTGCTCAAATGTCTCAACTTCTTGATGAATTACAACGACGTAAGGTCGTGTTTGATATCTCTTTAGAGCAGTATGAAAACACGCAAAAGTCGGAATTCTTAATGCAGAACACTTTGCAGTTGTTCTCGGAGCTAAACACCACCGTCAATCAGCTTGTTGATGACTCGAACTTGAGCACAAAAAAGGCGGTTGATGAGCTAACGTCAACCTTGAACCTAGCCCAATGGTCGCTGTCTGTGATTTCGGTTATTGGTTTGGTTATCGTCGCGTTTATCGTGTGGCGAGTGGTGTATATCTCGGTTGTTAAACGTCTTACTGAATACTCATCTGCGTTGATGTCTATTGCACAAGGCCGACTCAATATCGACATTTCAGTTAAAGGTAGTGATGAACTCGCCCACATGGGGGAGGCTATTATTACCGCAAGAAATACCGCGCAAGCATTGCAAGTGGTCGCGGTGGGTGAAGCAAAGGCAAAACGTGAACTCGAAGAGCACAAAGAACACTTAGAAGAGCTGGTCACAGACCGAACCTATCAACTGCAAAAGACCAATGAGAAGCTTAATGTTGAGGTGGGGAACCACGCTAAGGCTCGCAACGCCGCAGAACAAGCAAGCCGAGCGAAATCTGCGTTTCTAGCGACAATGAGTCACGAAATACGAACGCCGATGAACGGTGTGTTAGGTACTGCAAGATTGCTCAAAGATACAGGGCTAAACCCGCTGCAATCAGGCTATGCTGACATCATTAACCGCAGCGGTAAGAATCTACTCGCGATTTTGAATGACGTGTTGGATTACTCAAAGATTGAAGCCGGGCATTTAGAAATACGCACGGCTTCGTTTGATCTTTATCAGATGGTTCAAGACACCTATCAATTGATGGAAGGGCGCGCTGCTGAGAAGAAGCTAAATTTTGATTTCCATATCGAAAGTGATGTGCAACGCTATTGGCGTGGGGATGTAACTCGAATCAGCCAAATCTTGAACAATTTGGTCGGTAACGCGATTAAGTTTACTGAAAGTGGCTCGGTCGATATCTTTATCAGCTTAGATATCGAAGATGAAAATCGTGTCATGTTTGAAGTGTCAGATACCGGTGTCGGAATTGACGTGAGTGAACAAGCTTCTCTGTTTGATGCCTTTACTCAAACCGACAGTGGCCGCAACAAAACCGGTGGCACAGGGCTTGGATTAGCGATCAGTAAAAGCATCATGTTGGCAATGAATGGGGATATTGGCGTTCATTCCGAAGAAGATGAAGGTAGCCAGTTCTGGTTCTCATTACCACTTGAAGCCGGTGAGAAGATAGAAACGAAAGTGCCGGTCATTGAAGCTTGTATTCGAGCGAAGGTACTTTTGATAGAAGACAATCCAGTTAACTGCATCGTCGCGGAAGGATTTTTGCATAATTTAGGGCATGAAGTCGTCATCGCAACAACGGGCCTAGAAGCTCGGACTATTTTCAGCGAACAAACCTTCGACATTGCGTTGGTTGATATTAACCTTCCTGACTGCGATGGCGTTGAGTTAATCCAACAACTGAAAGACATTGTTGTGGTTTCATCAGATGTTCCGGAGCAATATGCACCGCCTATGATTGCAGTATCTGCTCATGTGTTTAATGAGGAAGTCGAAAGCTATTTGGCGTCTGGCTTTGATAGTTTCTTACCAAAACCTCTTGAGAAAGAGGCGCTTGCAAGGCTTGTTGTGACTCAGCTTGATGGCAAAACTTTGTTACTGCCACAACCTGATCCCAACGATTCTATATGCAGTCAAAATAACAAGCTTCAACAGAATAAAGGTAACGATTTGTATTCATCTCAGATGGCGAGTGTCGTCTCTGATCTAGCCATCAAGGCTTCGCAAACAGAAGATAAAGGAGAGATCCCTATGAAATTGATTGATTCCAATGTCATCAAAGGTGACTTGTCTATTCTTGGCTTAGAAAAGATGAAGCAGATTGTTGGGCTATTTGAACAAAGCAGCCTTGAGACGTTAAAAGAACTGGTTGATGCCAACGATGCGGAGAACGCTCGTGAAGTAAAATCGCTCGCTCATAAGCTGAAAGGGTCAGCAGGGAGTTTGGGACTGTTAGCCTTGTTTGATGTATGTAAAGACATTGAGATTAGCAACGACCCATTAACGCAATACAGGGATAGCTCTGAAAATTTAACAGAGCTGGTTAAAGACTCTCTCACAGCACTTCAGCAATATGTCTGATGTTCACTGTTCTTCGCTGAAAATCAGCTTTCTAGGCTGAGTTTAGAGCTCTCTAAGCAAGTATCAGATAAAAAGTCCTCTGCCAAGGCAGAGGATTTTTTGTTTTGAATGCCATGTGTGAGAACTAACGGTTCTCAAAGCGATTGTAATCCAATAGGCCGAACTCAATCGGTTGGTCTTGTTGATACCAGCGATGGACTCGGTCACTGAACGGCCAGAATTCCGGAGAACTGCGTCGTACTGCAAACTTATCAAGCAACGCCACGTAGTTCTCTTCAGTGTTCAAACTTTGTAGCATTTTAACCAGAGTTGGAATCTCGCTCTCTTTCAGTGACAGGTAAGAGGCAGGATAGCTACCCACAACGCCTCGTACGAGCGTTAAGTCGTCATTAGCGAAATCACGGTTACCTTCTTCATTAAACAGGCTCGAAATGTTGCTGTGAGCGTTGTTGTGAATCATGGTAAACAGTTGATCTTCGCCACTTTCGCCTTCAATCATGATCATCACTAATTGGGGAACATGACGTAGGCCTTCTCCCTTAATCAAACTTACTTGATTCAGCAGTGCTTCATTCTTCTGACTAAAGCCTGTTTCGACAATATCAAAACGATTATCCAGAACGGGTTCCAGCTTCTCTTTGATCATATCTAGCAGTTCACGCTTAGGATCGGCCGTTTTGTATACCACGCTAGTCGGTTGATCGAAAGGGGCAATATTACGCTGCAAGAAATCGCTCAATTGTACACTCTGATTTTGGTACCAGCTTGAGTGCTCAAGGTGGCGAATATCCTTAGGAAGAAGGGTTAAGAAGTTACTTTCACCCTCAAGACGCAAGAAGTCCATAAACATACGAGTCATCAGCTGGTGGCCAAAGTTTCCGTATACATCGAAGCCAGCAACAAGTAGATAGTGAATACGCTCGAGTAGGGCGTAATCAAGGATCCATGCGGTTTTAGGTTGTGGCCCAACGAGTCCTTGCACAACTGAAGCGCTGTCAAAGTGTCTGAATATGGTGAGTGCAGCGTTCGGGTTAGTGCCATTTCCGTCCCAAATGATGCCGGTGTCTAGGTTCACACCGCTTTTAAACCATTTGTTTGTGAAGTCTGACTTAGCATTTAGGTATCGTGCTTGCTGCTTTGAATAACGCACCCAGTTGGTCGCAGGGACTGTGTTACTTTCCAACTCGCTTGGGAGTTTTAAGTTTTTCTTTTGGCTCGCGTAAAAGGCGTTAATTTCCGGTACATCGGCTTTCTCTGGATCAATAAAGAAAACCCAGAAGCGGTCATTAATCACATTGAGCGCAAGCTGACCACGACATACAGGCCCTTTTATGAACGCCATGATGGTGTTTTGCGCGTTATCCAACATGAAGTTAAAACGAGAGTTAACAGGTAGAGCTTCAAACGAAGTCATTGGATTGGCTGCAACATCAACATCGTAGCTTGGCAGCTTGTCTACTGTGTAATTGGCATCAACAAACCAAGTGTTCCAGTTTTGCAGACGCTCTTCGTTGAGGGCGAAAGGCATGTGTGTCTTGTCGACAATCGTGCCTTGCTCTGGAATAAGACGATAGTACACGCGTGGAACCTTTGGATCGTCATAAGGGCGACGAGTCGTGATCCGCTTAACTGGTTCGCCAGGAGGTGTCGCAGAACGAACGATCGAGAAGAAGCGTGTCGGCTGTCCTAAGTCAGAAAAATAAACGTGAGACAAAAACAGGTGCTCATAAATGTAACGAGCGGACAGCTGGCTCTTTCTCGAATTCTTGTTGAGGAATTTCTCATAGGTATCAACCAGCTCTTGCTCTGCCTCACTAAGAGGAATATGTTCGTTCATCAAAGCGCCATTTTCTAGCCAGCTCATCAAGGTCGCGTATTCAGCCTTGTCTAAGTTAGGCATCCCATAAGGCATCCCCCACGTTGGGTAATCTCTTTCGTATTGAGCGTACTCTTCGATAGTCGGACACTGCTGGTCACGGTCGGTTGAAAAGTCAAAACCTTCTAACTGAGTCTGCTCGGGAAGCGGGTGATTTTCTTTCTGTATCAACATACGAGAAACAAGCCCTGCATCTAAGTTAGCGGTTGAATTCTGCATACGTTCGTTGAGCACGGGGTGGAAATCAGCCGCACGCCACTCTTGTGTTGTTAACGCATCTTCGAACAAGCGAGTTGGGGCAGAAGCCGTTAAGCGGGTGCCTTGATAAACGAGTGCCTTGCTCGCACCTCGGTCTATCCCTTCCACTGAAGACATCTTAAGTTGACAAGGTGCGTCGTAGCAGGCATGACAAACTACACATCGGTTATCAATGATCGGTTTAACTTCGTTGAGAAAGTGTTGCGCTTGAGCTGAAAGAATAGGGGTTTGGCGATCACGAACTTGTTGTTCACCAAACAGCTCATCGAAGTTTAAACCCGCGTAGACGGCACAACCTGAGAACACGCTGACAAGAGATAAAATGAAGAGCTTTTTCAAATTCATACGTACTTAGATATTAGGCATTTTTTCTAATTATATCGAAAATGATTGAA comes from Vibrio bathopelagicus and encodes:
- a CDS encoding fatty acid cis/trans isomerase, which translates into the protein MNLKKLFILSLVSVFSGCAVYAGLNFDELFGEQQVRDRQTPILSAQAQHFLNEVKPIIDNRCVVCHACYDAPCQLKMSSVEGIDRGASKALVYQGTRLTASAPTRLFEDALTTQEWRAADFHPVLNERMQNSTANLDAGLVSRMLIQKENHPLPEQTQLEGFDFSTDRDQQCPTIEEYAQYERDYPTWGMPYGMPNLDKAEYATLMSWLENGALMNEHIPLSEAEQELVDTYEKFLNKNSRKSQLSARYIYEHLFLSHVYFSDLGQPTRFFSIVRSATPPGEPVKRITTRRPYDDPKVPRVYYRLIPEQGTIVDKTHMPFALNEERLQNWNTWFVDANYTVDKLPSYDVDVAANPMTSFEALPVNSRFNFMLDNAQNTIMAFIKGPVCRGQLALNVINDRFWVFFIDPEKADVPEINAFYASQKKNLKLPSELESNTVPATNWVRYSKQQARYLNAKSDFTNKWFKSGVNLDTGIIWDGNGTNPNAALTIFRHFDSASVVQGLVGPQPKTAWILDYALLERIHYLLVAGFDVYGNFGHQLMTRMFMDFLRLEGESNFLTLLPKDIRHLEHSSWYQNQSVQLSDFLQRNIAPFDQPTSVVYKTADPKRELLDMIKEKLEPVLDNRFDIVETGFSQKNEALLNQVSLIKGEGLRHVPQLVMIMIEGESGEDQLFTMIHNNAHSNISSLFNEEGNRDFANDDLTLVRGVVGSYPASYLSLKESEIPTLVKMLQSLNTEENYVALLDKFAVRRSSPEFWPFSDRVHRWYQQDQPIEFGLLDYNRFENR
- the torS gene encoding TMAO reductase system sensor histidine kinase/response regulator TorS, which encodes MLLATASIGRKLLASFLVMALLVLLSALIGVSGFSFVAKTERNVVDSALPAMIEARQVSELSNRIISSVQTLSSARNEAERKEAGTILFDQLESLLQHIKDLGVDSFDSKLLHKLENNVQSVINTLAELGVSVERKLWLTKELSSRVEEMRLLAEELEQLTRTQVLNTATIAVANVTHIYDLLETKETDKAYQALDALVEVDLDLSERLHELHLLAFKMLNQIEETQTVTNVERIHQIQTEFEANLRIMARRVKAVEDPTRSAQMSQLLDELQRRKVVFDISLEQYENTQKSEFLMQNTLQLFSELNTTVNQLVDDSNLSTKKAVDELTSTLNLAQWSLSVISVIGLVIVAFIVWRVVYISVVKRLTEYSSALMSIAQGRLNIDISVKGSDELAHMGEAIITARNTAQALQVVAVGEAKAKRELEEHKEHLEELVTDRTYQLQKTNEKLNVEVGNHAKARNAAEQASRAKSAFLATMSHEIRTPMNGVLGTARLLKDTGLNPLQSGYADIINRSGKNLLAILNDVLDYSKIEAGHLEIRTASFDLYQMVQDTYQLMEGRAAEKKLNFDFHIESDVQRYWRGDVTRISQILNNLVGNAIKFTESGSVDIFISLDIEDENRVMFEVSDTGVGIDVSEQASLFDAFTQTDSGRNKTGGTGLGLAISKSIMLAMNGDIGVHSEEDEGSQFWFSLPLEAGEKIETKVPVIEACIRAKVLLIEDNPVNCIVAEGFLHNLGHEVVIATTGLEARTIFSEQTFDIALVDINLPDCDGVELIQQLKDIVVVSSDVPEQYAPPMIAVSAHVFNEEVESYLASGFDSFLPKPLEKEALARLVVTQLDGKTLLLPQPDPNDSICSQNNKLQQNKGNDLYSSQMASVVSDLAIKASQTEDKGEIPMKLIDSNVIKGDLSILGLEKMKQIVGLFEQSSLETLKELVDANDAENAREVKSLAHKLKGSAGSLGLLALFDVCKDIEISNDPLTQYRDSSENLTELVKDSLTALQQYV